Within the Thiovulum sp. ES genome, the region CCGTTTTGGGACGGGCTTTCCACTGATACTGAAATGAATTCAGCATAAACTTGTCCTGATTTCATTTCAGGACTTCTCAATTTGCCAATTTTTTATGCAAATATTTATCTCTCTCTTCTGCTGGCAACAGAGTCAGAATCTCCAAATATTCGGCAACACGCTTAGGTACTTCTTCACGATTTTTCCATCTAACAATTCCCTGTTCAGTCATTCCAATTAAAACAGACAAATCTTTAACTCTTATTCTTAGTGTCTTTAGGGTTTTTCTTACATCAATATATGTCAAAAAATACCTTTTTTTGCTTATATTTACGAATTTTCATTAACTAAATTTTAATTTTTAAGTTTATTTAAATAATTGTATCATTATAATTACATCTGAAATTTTAAATGATTTTAAATTTTAAATGATTTTAAATTTTTATGCAACTTAGAAGAGCCAATTCGCAAAAATTTTCCCTCTTCTAGTTGCTATTTTCTATAAGGAAAACTGTGATAAAGTATATCACAAGACAAAATAAAAATTTTCTCTTTTAATCATGATGAAAACAACTCTGAAATCAGAACTTTCACTAATGAAAATGAAGAAATTTGGTTTGTAGCAAAAGATGTTTCCAAAATTTTGGAAATCAAAAATATTAGTGATGCTGTAACAGATTTTGATAAAGATGAGGTGTATAGTTTTAAACTAGACACCTTTAATCCTGATGGTTCTTTCAACAAACAAGCAAATCTTTTGTTTCTTGCAGAATCTGGACTCTATTCACTAATTATGAGAAGCAGAAAACCTGTTGCGAAACCTTTCCAAAGATGGGTTACAAAAGAGGTTTTGCCAACAATTCTTGACATACTCCCCATAGCTAAAGCTAG harbors:
- a CDS encoding prophage antirepressor (PFAM: BRO family, N-terminal domain), whose amino-acid sequence is MEIKNISDAVTDFDKDEVYSFKLDTFNPDGSFNKQANLLFLAESGLYSLIMRSRKPVAKPFQRWVTKEVLPTILDILPIAKARGFCFIEKSLKK